The proteins below are encoded in one region of Catharus ustulatus isolate bCatUst1 chromosome 21, bCatUst1.pri.v2, whole genome shotgun sequence:
- the UAP1L1 gene encoding UDP-N-acetylhexosamine pyrophosphorylase-like protein 1, whose protein sequence is MNPPEEVRERLERCGQGHLLQFWAELDTAQRGALLAALPPGLGEHCRLAAAAGARQRGPPERLDGRMEPLPAELMGSARRSGPAALQRWEAEGLHQISQGKVAVLLLAGGQGTRLGVNYPKGMYNVGLPSGKNLYQIQAERIRKVEQLAGKRHHCKCAIPWYIMTSEFTLGPTEEFFVQHNYFNLDRCNVVMFEQRMLPAVTFDGKAILEEKGKIALAPDGNGGLYRALMDNKILDDMKLRGIQYVHVYCVDNILVKMADPIFIGFCVSKGADCGAKVVEKAYPTEPVGVVCCVDGVYQVVEYSEISPETAQQQHPDGGLMFSAGNICNHFFTVEFLETVAQKWESQLKHHVAIKKVPYIDKEGNLVKPLKPNGIKLEKFVFDVFQFSKNFVAFEVLREEEFSPLKNADTADKDTPTTARQALLAQHYRWALKAGAKFVDENGCRIPEKLSLSGTEDPPAVCEISPLVSYFGEGLEVYMKNKEFPSPFVLDETKVEMLENS, encoded by the exons ATGAACCCGCCCGAGGAGGTGCGGGAGCGGCTGGAGCGGTGCGGGCAGGGCCATCTGCTGCAGTTCTGGGCCGAGCTGGACACGGCGCAGCGCGGAGCGCTGCTGGCGGCGCTGCCGCCGGGGTTGGGCGAGCACTGCCGGCtagcggcggcggccggggccCGCCAGCGCGGGCCGCCCGAGCGCCTGGACGGCCGGATGGAGCCGCTCCCCGCCGAGCTGATGGGCAGCGCCCGCCgcagcggccccgccgcgctgcAGCGTTGGGAGGCGGAAG GTTTACATCAGATCTCACAGGGCAaggtggcagtgctgctccttgctggaGGACAAGGAACCCGCCTGGGAGTCAACTATCCCAAAGGCATGTACAATGTGGGGTTGCCCAGTGGCAAGAACTTGTATCAGATTCAAGCAGAAAGAATCCGCAAAGTGGAGCAGCTTGCTGGCAAGAGACACCACTGCAAGTGTGCCATTCCCTG GTACATCATGACAAGTGAGTTCACACTGGGACCAACAGAAGAGTTTTTTGTACAACACAACTACTTCAACTTGGATAGATGCAACGTTGTCATGTTTGAACAGAGGATGCTGCCTGCTGTCACCTTTGATGGGAAGGCCATCttggaggagaaggggaaaattgCCCTGGCTCCAG ATGGCAATGGTGGCTTATACCGTGCTTTGATGGATAATAAAATCTTGGATGACATGAAGCTGCGTGGAATCCAGTATGTCCATGTATATTGTGTGGACAATATCCTCGTGAAAATGGCAGATCCAATCTTCATAGGTTTCTGTGTTTCCAAAGGGGCAGACTGCGGTGCAAAG GTAGTGGAGAAGGCGTACCCCACGGAGCCTGTTGGGGTGGTATGCTGTGTGGATGGGGTGTACCAGGTGGTGGAGTACAGCGAGATCAGCCCAGAGACTGCACAGCAACAACACCCTGATGGGGGACTGATGTTCAGTGCTGGCAACATCTGTAACCACTTCTTCACTGTTGAGTTCCTGGAAACAGTGGCCCA GAAATGGGAGTCACAGCTGAAGCATCATGTAGCCATAAAGAAGGTGCCCTACATTGACAAGGAGGGAAATCTGGTAAAACCACTAAAACCAAACGGGATAAAGCTGGAGAAGTTTGTGTTTGATGTGTTCCAGTTCTCTAA AAATTTTGTGGCATTTGAAGTTCTGAGAGAAGAGGAGTTCTCACCACTAAAAAATGCAGACACAGCTGACAAAGATACTCCTACCACTGCACGGCAAGCCCTCCTGGCCCAGCATTACCGCTGGGCTCTCAAGGCCGGGGCCAAATTTGTGGATGAAAATGGTTGCAGGATACCAGAAAAACTCAG TCTCTCAGGAACTGAAGATCCTCCAGCTGTGTGTGAGATTTCTCCATTAGTGTCTTACTTTGGAGAG GGTCTGGAGGTGTACATGAAGAACAAAGAGTTCCCTTCTCCCTTTGTACTCGATGAAACCAAAGtagaaatgctggaaaattcTTGA